The Streptomyces rimosus genomic interval CATCACGTTCCCCGTCAAATGACGTAGGCGGCCTACGATCGATGCGGGCGCGGGCGCCCGGGCGAAGGGGCGTCAGCGGGGCAGCGGCCGGGCGCGGTTGAGGTTGAGCAGCGGCGCGAGCAGATCGCCGTCGCGCTCGCGGCGCGCCGCGACCTCGTCGAACAGGAACGTGAGCTGCCCGGGGTCCGTACAGGCTTCGATCTCGTCCCAGGTCACGGGCGCGGAGACGGTGGGCTGCGCGCGGGCGCGCACCGTGTAGGGCGCGGCGGTGGTCTTCGACGCCGAGTTCTGCGAGAAGTCGATGAAGACCTTTCCCGGCCGCAGTGCCTTGGTCATCCGGTGCACGACATGACCGGGCAGGGTCCGCTCGGCCTCGACGGCGATGTCCTTGGCGTACGCGGTGACGTCCTCCGAGGGCGCCGGTTCGATCGGCACGAGGATGTGCAGGCCCTTGGAGCCGCTGGTCTTGGCGTAGACGTTCAGGCCGTCGGCCATCAGGCGCTCGCGCAGCCACCGGGCCACCCCGCAGCACTCCACGATCGTGGCCGGCTCGCCGGGGTCGAGGTCGAAC includes:
- the ligD gene encoding non-homologous end-joining DNA ligase, which encodes MSPITVVEGRRLSLTNLDKVLYPRTGTTKGELLHYYATTAGALLAHIHDRPASFLRYPDGPDGETFFTKNVPPGTPAWVKTCDVPGSTAKNRRQVLVRDVPTLMWAANLVVELHTPQWPADTPRVADRLVFDLDPGEPATIVECCGVARWLRERLMADGLNVYAKTSGSKGLHILVPIEPAPSEDVTAYAKDIAVEAERTLPGHVVHRMTKALRPGKVFIDFSQNSASKTTAAPYTVRARAQPTVSAPVTWDEIEACTDPGQLTFLFDEVAARRERDGDLLAPLLNLNRARPLPR